One stretch of Rhizoctonia solani chromosome 8, complete sequence DNA includes these proteins:
- a CDS encoding FIP1 motif protein, giving the protein MDDEDAFLYGDSSEPVEAPAPQPRPITVGGGSGDEVLDFELDEPAYETPPRTDHNLPEVIAPLVGLGLPQEQLQPQQQIEEENQEENDDQDAEEEGDSEEEEDSEDDIEIITEAPTRSIDFRASRPNGPAVQAPRAPPAPIRPVHLTTEYTPKARPTDTVPGNVGLPSSDFSQPSQSTPQPQQSPQSLNQMQLPPQNQADLLPDPVRAPPSHPTIDPSAPGMMVVPGTLQSRPVWEVDLESLSAKSWRRPGANISDWFNYGFDEISWETYCMTRKKLGETASGLKANALEVAGLPEDQFLNLPPEMRSVVLGTAAMLPLPGQGGNPKRMGGVPGMGGPGPGMGPGMGPGGMGPGAGMGPGGPVQGMGGPGPNMGGPGPNMGGGGPVMGGMGGMGGKMPMGMGPNTGMGMMPNQNMMPMNMMNMPPEVLMQMGQMPGQVQ; this is encoded by the exons ATGGACGATGAAGACGCGTTCTTGTATGGCGACTCTAGCGAGCCTGTGGAAGCACCAGCGCCACAGCCACGGCCAATCACAGTAGgaggtggaagtggggatgaagtACTTGACTTTGAGCTGGATG AACCTGCGTATGAGACTCCGCCTAGGACCGATCACAATCTCCCAGAGGTTATTGCACCCCTAGTTGGACTGGGATTGCCCCAAGAGCAATTACAGCCACAACAACAAATCGAAGAGGAAAACCAAGAAGAAAATGACGACCAAGACGCCGAAGAGGAAGGCGACtctgaggaggaagaagattcAGAAGAT GACATTGAAATCATCACTGAGGCGCCCACTCGTTCCATCGACTTTCGTGCTTCACGCCCCAACGGACCTGCAGTACAAGCCCCCCGCGCTCCACCAGCTCCTATCCGTC CCGTACACCTTACAACGGAATATACACCTAAAGCCCGCCCGACAGATACCGTTCCTGGAAATGTTGGTTTGCCATCCTCAGACTTTTCACAGCCATCCCAGTCCActccccaaccccaacaatCCCCCCAATCTCTCAACCAGATGCAACTACCCCCTCAAAATCAGGCAGACCTCTTGCCCGATCCGGTTCGTGCACCACCTTCCCATCCTACAATCGATCCATCGGCGCCTGGTATGATGGTCGTACCTGGGACACTGCAGTCTCGACCTGTGTGGGAAGTAGACTTGGAAAGCTTGAGTGCTAAG TCGTGGCGCCGGCCCGGAGCGAACATCAGCGATTGGTTCAACTACGGGTTCGATGAAATCAGCTGGGAAACGTATTGCATGACGCGCAAAAAGCTTGGTGAGACCGCCTCCGGGCTCAAAGCGAACGCTCTC GAGGTTGCTGGGCTCCCAGAAGACCAGTTTTTGAATCTTCCTCCAGAAATGCGTTCCGTCGTGCTGGGCACGGCGGCTATGCTCCCTCTTCCAGGCCAAGGCGGCAACCCTAAGCGGATGGGCGGCGTACCTGGAATGGGCGGACCCGGGCCAGGTATGGGTCCTGGCATGGGGCCTGGAGGGATGGGGCCAGGAGCGGGAATGGGACCAGGCGGACCCGTCCAGGGTATGGGAGGACCAGGTCCCAACATGGGCGGGCCCGGGCCAAACATGGGTGGTGGCGGCCCTGTAATGGGCGGAATGGGTGGTATGGGTGGCAAAATGCCCATGGGAATGGGTCCCAATACCGGGATGGGCATGATGCCTAACCAGAACATGATGCCTATGAACATGATGAATATGCCACCCGAAGTATTGATGCAGATGGGACAAATGCCTGGGCAAGTGCAATGA